One genomic window of Campylobacter fetus subsp. fetus includes the following:
- a CDS encoding peptidylprolyl isomerase, with amino-acid sequence MKKGVILALSLAAAVSLNAAVLATVNGQNITDEDLAPVLGPHGSETSNVPADMKKNLLDRVIERKLMLDQAKKDGIEKDDEFKKVVKELEDNVAINIWMKKQFDAIKVDEKKAKDFYEQNKDKFVVPAQAKAKHILVETEKEAADIIKSLNGLKGAALDKKFSEIAKEKSIDKSSAVNGGELGWFGESQMVASFSKAAFGLKKGEITNKPVKSEFGYHVILKEDMKDKSAVGFDKAKANIENQMKSEEFRTVMQKKVSDLKKDAKIEYK; translated from the coding sequence ATGAAAAAGGGTGTAATTTTAGCTTTAAGCTTAGCTGCTGCAGTTAGTTTAAATGCCGCAGTTTTGGCAACAGTAAATGGTCAAAATATAACAGATGAGGATTTAGCTCCAGTATTAGGACCGCACGGATCAGAAACAAGCAACGTACCAGCTGATATGAAGAAAAATCTATTGGATAGAGTTATAGAAAGAAAGCTTATGTTGGACCAAGCTAAAAAAGACGGTATAGAAAAAGATGATGAATTTAAAAAAGTTGTTAAAGAACTTGAAGATAATGTAGCTATAAATATATGGATGAAAAAACAGTTTGACGCTATAAAAGTGGATGAGAAGAAAGCAAAAGATTTTTACGAGCAAAATAAAGATAAATTTGTAGTTCCAGCTCAAGCAAAAGCAAAACATATTTTAGTTGAGACAGAAAAAGAAGCCGCAGATATCATAAAAAGTTTAAATGGTTTAAAAGGTGCCGCTCTTGATAAAAAATTCTCAGAAATTGCAAAAGAGAAATCTATAGATAAAAGTTCAGCAGTAAATGGCGGTGAGTTAGGATGGTTTGGCGAGTCTCAAATGGTAGCATCATTTAGCAAAGCCGCATTTGGACTTAAAAAAGGTGAAATTACTAATAAACCTGTTAAAAGCGAGTTTGGATATCATGTTATACTGAAAGAAGATATGAAAGATAAAAGCGCAGTTGGATTTGATAAAGCAAAAGCAAATATAGAAAATCAAATGAAAAGTGAAGAGTTCAGAACTGTTATGCAAAAAAAAGTAAGCGATCTAAAAAAAGATGCAAAAATAGAGTATAAATAA
- a CDS encoding adenosylmethionine--8-amino-7-oxononanoate transaminase — MTNSELSKLDLEHIWHPCTQMSDHKDFPIIPIKRAKGAILTDFDGNEYIDCVSSWWVNIFGHSNEYINQKLSEQTQNLEHVIMAGFSHDGIIKLSKRLIDLLPYPLNRCFYGDNGSSAIEIALKMSYHKNIINGKNKPLFLNLKNSYHGETIAALSVGDVELYKKIYKNILIKTIVTPVPLSFKGREVSDDEALSGLKDILERYGNEISAFVLEPLIQCAGDMNMYSANFINKACVMAKKYDVDIIFDEIAVGFGRSGTMFALEQCDVVPDFLCLSKGITGGYLPLSVVVTSENIYEQFYDTYESQKAFLHSHSYTGNALACACANATLDIFETQNVIEKNIYLSKFIKSEFETLLKYDFVDNFRQTGMVLAFDLIGFEGKRMGYEIYKKALQKGLLLRPLANTIYFMPPYVITHDQISYTLSVIDNLLSELR, encoded by the coding sequence ATGACAAATAGTGAATTATCAAAACTCGATTTAGAACATATATGGCATCCTTGCACTCAGATGAGTGATCATAAGGATTTTCCTATTATACCTATTAAACGTGCAAAAGGCGCGATTTTAACTGATTTTGATGGTAATGAGTATATAGACTGTGTTTCTAGCTGGTGGGTAAATATATTTGGTCATTCAAACGAATATATAAATCAAAAATTAAGTGAACAAACTCAAAATCTTGAACATGTTATAATGGCTGGATTTAGTCACGATGGTATTATAAAACTATCAAAAAGGTTGATAGATCTGCTTCCTTATCCTTTAAATAGATGTTTTTATGGAGATAATGGAAGTAGCGCTATAGAAATTGCTCTTAAAATGAGCTATCATAAAAATATTATAAATGGCAAAAATAAACCTCTTTTTTTAAATTTAAAAAACTCATATCATGGTGAAACTATAGCGGCGCTTAGCGTCGGAGATGTAGAGTTGTATAAAAAAATATATAAAAATATTTTAATAAAAACCATAGTCACCCCCGTACCTTTGAGTTTTAAAGGTCGTGAAGTAAGCGACGATGAGGCGCTTAGCGGTCTAAAAGATATTTTAGAAAGATATGGCAATGAAATTTCCGCATTTGTGCTCGAACCGCTTATTCAGTGCGCAGGAGATATGAATATGTATAGCGCAAATTTTATAAATAAGGCTTGTGTGATGGCAAAAAAATATGATGTTGATATTATATTTGATGAAATTGCTGTTGGTTTTGGCAGAAGCGGAACTATGTTTGCCCTAGAACAGTGTGATGTGGTGCCTGATTTTTTGTGTCTTAGTAAAGGTATAACGGGTGGTTATCTACCTCTTAGCGTTGTTGTTACGAGCGAGAATATTTACGAGCAGTTTTATGATACTTATGAGAGCCAAAAGGCTTTTTTGCACTCTCATAGCTATACTGGAAATGCGTTGGCGTGCGCATGTGCTAATGCTACTTTAGATATTTTTGAAACGCAAAACGTGATAGAAAAAAATATATATCTTTCTAAATTTATAAAAAGCGAATTTGAAACATTGTTAAAATATGACTTTGTCGATAATTTTAGACAAACAGGAATGGTTCTAGCATTTGACCTGATCGGTTTTGAGGGAAAACGAATGGGTTATGAAATTTATAAAAAAGCTTTACAAAAAGGTCTACTGCTTCGCCCGTTGGCAAACACTATATATTTTATGCCGCCATATGTGATAACTCATGATCAAATAAGCTACACGCTTAGCGTTATAGATAATTTATTAAGCGAGCTTAGATAA
- a CDS encoding 1-aminocyclopropane-1-carboxylate deaminase, with product MQGNFDNFECVNFRGRSFWILRDDKIGGEFNGNKARKLEYFLNSDLSGFKRIISYGSNQSNAMYSLSVFAKMKELEFIYVTDHLSGFLKERPSGNLALALRNGMVIYESKNRADFASNLKNIDDILIPEGVAMSEAEYGFKTQAKLIEDFSNQIGFKFDIFLPSGTGASAAYLAKNLSQMKVYTTPCVGDRDYLASMVLNLDKDSKLNILNPPKKYHFGNLKRELFDIYKELKDSTNVEFELLYDSVGWLSLLYNLTEFKNKILYIHQGGIIGNESLLERYKRKFKLDMV from the coding sequence ATGCAAGGTAATTTTGATAATTTTGAATGCGTAAATTTTCGTGGTCGTAGTTTTTGGATTTTAAGAGATGACAAAATCGGAGGCGAATTTAATGGAAATAAAGCAAGAAAGCTTGAGTATTTTTTAAATTCGGATTTAAGCGGTTTTAAACGCATTATATCTTATGGCTCAAATCAGTCAAATGCAATGTACAGCCTTAGCGTGTTTGCAAAGATGAAAGAACTAGAGTTTATCTATGTAACCGATCATTTAAGCGGATTTTTAAAAGAGCGTCCGAGCGGAAATTTGGCTTTGGCTTTGCGAAATGGCATGGTGATTTATGAAAGTAAAAATAGAGCTGATTTCGCTTCAAATTTAAAAAATATCGACGATATTTTAATTCCTGAGGGTGTGGCTATGAGCGAAGCCGAGTATGGGTTTAAAACTCAAGCTAAGCTTATAGAGGATTTTTCTAATCAAATCGGATTTAAATTTGATATATTTTTGCCTAGTGGCACTGGTGCTAGTGCGGCGTATTTAGCTAAAAATTTAAGCCAAATGAAAGTATATACTACGCCTTGCGTGGGCGATAGAGATTATCTTGCTTCTATGGTTTTAAATTTAGATAAAGATTCAAAATTGAATATTTTAAATCCGCCAAAAAAATATCATTTTGGGAATTTAAAGCGTGAGCTTTTTGATATTTATAAAGAGCTTAAAGACTCAACAAATGTTGAGTTTGAGCTGCTTTACGATAGTGTTGGATGGCTTAGTTTACTCTATAATTTAACTGAATTTAAAAATAAAATTTTATATATTCATCAAGGTGGAATTATAGGAAATGAAAGTCTTTTGGAGCGTTACAAACGTAAATTTAAACTAGATATGGTATAA
- a CDS encoding endonuclease III domain-containing protein: protein MRTKKDIKQIKELFLQNFSGAKSELKFKNLYELLVCVMLSAQCTDKRVNLITPELFNAYPDIKSLSEANLASLKLLINSCSFFNNKAANLIKMAKSVMDEFGGDIPLEEKELIKLAGVGQKTAHVVLIEHQNANLMAVDTHVFRVSHRLNLSDAKTPQATEIDLTKAFKTELNTLHQAMVLFGRYTCKALKPQCENCFLKELCSSEDKVI from the coding sequence ATGCGAACAAAAAAAGATATAAAACAAATTAAAGAACTATTTTTGCAAAACTTTAGTGGAGCTAAAAGCGAACTTAAATTTAAAAATCTCTATGAACTTCTAGTCTGCGTGATGCTATCGGCTCAATGTACCGACAAAAGAGTAAATTTGATAACTCCTGAACTTTTTAACGCCTATCCAGATATCAAAAGCTTGTCTGAAGCAAATCTTGCCTCACTAAAATTACTGATAAATTCTTGTAGTTTTTTTAATAACAAAGCAGCAAATTTAATAAAAATGGCAAAATCGGTTATGGATGAGTTTGGAGGCGATATTCCACTTGAAGAAAAAGAACTCATAAAGTTAGCAGGAGTCGGTCAAAAAACGGCTCACGTTGTTTTAATAGAACACCAAAATGCAAATCTTATGGCAGTAGACACACACGTTTTTAGAGTATCTCATAGACTGAATTTAAGTGATGCAAAAACCCCTCAAGCCACTGAAATCGATCTTACTAAAGCATTCAAAACAGAATTAAACACTCTTCATCAAGCTATGGTTTTATTTGGCAGATATACCTGTAAAGCCTTAAAACCACAATGCGAAAACTGCTTTTTAAAGGAGCTTTGCAGCTCTGAAGACAAAGTTATCTAA
- a CDS encoding CZB domain-containing protein — protein MNENTQNILNQSLNITNEINISNGKIDHINLKLSGYKAILYNKFEDIPDHTSCRFGKWFSSSVKDLLSNNKNVIEEVSEHHQNVHNGLLKVMDVVKNENNIKVGIETLKDVENSSKYGFEILLKAIKAVRK, from the coding sequence GTGAATGAAAATACTCAAAATATACTCAATCAATCTTTAAATATAACAAATGAGATAAATATCAGTAATGGCAAGATTGATCATATAAATTTAAAATTAAGCGGATACAAGGCGATTTTATATAACAAATTTGAAGATATTCCAGATCACACTAGTTGTAGGTTTGGTAAATGGTTTTCTAGTAGCGTAAAAGATCTGTTGTCAAATAATAAAAATGTGATAGAAGAAGTTTCCGAGCATCATCAAAATGTTCATAACGGTCTTTTGAAAGTTATGGATGTAGTTAAAAATGAAAACAATATTAAAGTCGGAATTGAAACGTTAAAAGATGTAGAAAACTCGAGTAAATATGGGTTTGAGATACTTTTGAAAGCAATAAAAGCCGTAAGAAAATAG
- the fbaA gene encoding class II fructose-bisphosphate aldolase produces MGVLDIVKAGVLSGDDITKLYAYAKQEGFAIPAVNVVGSNSVNAVLEAAKRANSPVIIQFSNGGAGFFAGKSCPKPDILGAIVGAKHVHLLAREYGIPVVLHTDHAARKLLPWIDGLIEASREHKKVFGRPLFSSHMLDLSEESLEENISTCKEYLKNLSELDISLEIELGVTGGEEDGVDNSGVDNSLLYTQPSEVAYAYSELGKISDKFSIAASFGNVHGVYKPGNVVLRPEILKNSQEFIKHKFSLNDDKPVNFVFHGGSGSELKDIKNAVSYGVVKMNIDTDTQWAFWDGVREYEAAHHGYLQSQIGNPEGEDKPNKKYYDPRKWLRSGEESMIKRLLEAFDNLNCMNKN; encoded by the coding sequence ATGGGAGTTTTGGATATTGTAAAAGCAGGCGTACTAAGTGGTGATGATATCACAAAACTCTACGCTTATGCCAAACAAGAAGGGTTCGCTATCCCAGCAGTAAATGTAGTAGGCAGCAATTCCGTAAATGCAGTGTTAGAAGCCGCAAAAAGAGCAAACTCACCTGTTATAATCCAATTTAGCAATGGCGGCGCCGGTTTTTTTGCCGGTAAGTCATGTCCTAAGCCAGATATTTTAGGCGCTATAGTAGGTGCTAAGCATGTTCATCTGCTTGCTAGAGAGTACGGCATTCCAGTAGTTTTGCATACAGATCATGCCGCTAGAAAGTTACTGCCATGGATAGATGGTCTTATAGAGGCTAGTCGTGAACATAAAAAAGTATTCGGAAGACCGCTTTTTAGTTCTCATATGCTTGATCTCAGCGAAGAGAGCTTAGAGGAAAATATCTCTACTTGTAAAGAGTATTTAAAAAATTTAAGCGAACTTGATATAAGTCTTGAAATCGAGCTTGGAGTTACCGGAGGAGAAGAGGACGGTGTTGATAATTCTGGTGTAGATAACTCTCTTCTTTATACTCAACCATCAGAAGTTGCTTATGCTTATTCTGAGTTAGGCAAAATTAGCGATAAATTTAGTATAGCAGCTAGTTTTGGAAACGTACATGGAGTATATAAGCCGGGAAATGTTGTTCTTCGTCCGGAAATTCTTAAAAATTCACAAGAGTTTATTAAGCACAAATTCTCTCTAAATGACGACAAGCCGGTAAATTTCGTTTTTCATGGCGGTAGTGGTAGTGAGTTAAAAGATATTAAAAACGCCGTAAGTTATGGTGTTGTTAAAATGAATATCGATACTGACACACAATGGGCTTTTTGGGATGGAGTGAGAGAGTACGAAGCGGCTCATCACGGATATCTGCAATCTCAGATCGGAAATCCCGAGGGAGAAGACAAGCCAAATAAAAAATACTACGATCCTAGAAAATGGTTAAGATCTGGTGAAGAGAGTATGATAAAAAGACTTCTTGAAGCTTTTGATAATTTAAACTGTATGAATAAAAATTAG
- a CDS encoding OmpA family protein has translation MKLDNSRDERSNFWISYADLMAGLLFVFVLLIGAIVVKYVLTQADLNALRIDLNKKVEALAFSSDELNKKEKAIKDFIEKLQNAKDRNLALSEINALFNEKLAELSIQLGDINSTLRVVNEENKELSSIINLKDEQISDLKIALTQKESEYNSVLADLNSTKERIKDLGGIKLKVISDLKQKLGNSIRIDANSGSVSLPSSILFDTNSFMLKDSARFDLRRTLKAYFDVLLSDEIRPNIDRIVIEGHTDSDGSYLYNLELSQKRAYEVMKFIYSFYKNEELGKYLIASGRSFSDLVYKNGVEDKEASRRIEIKFSISDKATIKEIEKILNQNAR, from the coding sequence ATGAAATTAGATAATTCAAGAGACGAAAGAAGTAATTTCTGGATATCTTACGCCGATTTGATGGCTGGACTTTTGTTTGTTTTTGTGCTGCTCATCGGAGCTATCGTAGTAAAATACGTACTCACACAAGCAGATTTAAATGCTTTAAGAATAGATCTAAATAAAAAAGTAGAAGCACTTGCTTTTAGTAGTGATGAGTTGAACAAAAAAGAAAAAGCGATAAAAGATTTCATAGAAAAATTACAAAATGCTAAAGATCGCAATTTAGCTTTATCTGAGATAAATGCACTATTTAATGAGAAACTTGCCGAATTAAGTATTCAGCTTGGAGATATAAATAGTACTCTTAGAGTGGTAAATGAGGAAAATAAAGAGTTAAGCTCCATTATAAATTTAAAAGATGAACAAATCAGTGATTTAAAAATTGCTTTAACTCAAAAAGAATCCGAATATAACAGTGTTTTGGCTGATCTAAATAGTACAAAAGAACGCATAAAAGATTTAGGTGGTATAAAATTAAAAGTGATATCGGATCTAAAGCAAAAACTTGGTAATTCCATACGTATCGATGCAAATTCAGGCTCAGTTTCGCTTCCGTCATCTATTTTGTTTGATACAAACTCATTTATGTTAAAAGATAGCGCTAGATTTGATTTGAGACGTACTTTAAAGGCGTATTTCGATGTGCTTCTAAGCGATGAGATACGACCGAACATTGATAGAATAGTTATAGAAGGTCATACCGATAGCGATGGCAGTTATCTTTATAATCTTGAATTATCGCAAAAAAGAGCTTATGAGGTAATGAAATTTATCTACTCATTTTACAAAAATGAAGAACTAGGTAAATACCTTATAGCAAGCGGTAGAAGTTTTAGCGATCTTGTTTATAAAAACGGAGTTGAGGATAAAGAAGCATCTCGCAGAATTGAGATTAAATTTAGCATCTCGGATAAAGCCACTATAAAAGAGATAGAAAAAATTCTCAATCAAAATGCAAGGTAA
- a CDS encoding flagellin — translation MKIGDYTNSNQNYYLDSAQKNASKALENISAQRALSGTDSSNLLIADSLRSSASSISQGVNNANDAIGVLQIADATLQNLGKGADRLNELSVRANSAINGPEQISALNKEANALKTSMQDSLNSASFNGKNIFGNSLSFQTGNGEVGINLTAPNVNSLDISNQNTISDFLKSVNSLRTDIGSLQNGLISGINASLTAVTSTKASESQLQNNDLANNVTNYNNANLLVNSSTMAAAHNMQTLQRQVSGLLG, via the coding sequence ATGAAAATAGGTGATTATACAAATAGTAACCAAAATTACTATTTAGATAGTGCTCAAAAAAATGCAAGTAAAGCACTTGAAAATATATCTGCTCAAAGAGCATTAAGCGGTACCGATAGTTCAAATTTGCTTATAGCAGACTCTTTGCGTAGCAGTGCAAGTTCGATTTCGCAAGGTGTAAATAATGCAAATGACGCCATTGGAGTACTTCAGATAGCTGATGCTACTTTGCAAAATTTAGGCAAAGGGGCAGATAGACTAAATGAGCTTTCTGTTAGAGCAAATAGTGCAATAAACGGACCAGAGCAAATTAGTGCTTTAAATAAAGAAGCAAATGCTCTAAAAACATCTATGCAAGACTCTTTAAACTCTGCCAGCTTTAATGGTAAAAATATTTTTGGTAATTCGCTTAGTTTCCAAACAGGAAACGGAGAAGTCGGCATAAACTTAACAGCTCCAAATGTTAATTCTTTGGACATATCTAATCAAAATACTATAAGTGACTTTTTAAAGAGCGTAAATTCGCTTAGAACTGATATCGGAAGTTTACAAAATGGTCTTATAAGCGGAATAAATGCTAGTTTAACCGCGGTTACTTCAACGAAAGCTAGCGAATCTCAATTGCAAAATAACGACCTAGCAAATAATGTGACTAACTACAACAATGCGAATTTGTTGGTAAACAGCTCAACTATGGCAGCTGCACACAATATGCAAACACTTCAACGTCAAGTATCTGGACTTTTAGGATAG
- a CDS encoding ComEA family DNA-binding protein, translated as MRLFSLIVLLASLAYCAVNLNTATKEELMALPGIGEINANAIIEYRKHTEFKSIDEIKNIKGISNKRFNVIKADLATTGNTDINSIKSKANIKDKKSKISNKDKVKNTNKTKSKTKSEKNSEEL; from the coding sequence ATGAGGTTATTTAGTTTAATAGTTTTACTTGCTAGTTTGGCTTATTGTGCAGTAAATTTAAATACTGCTACTAAAGAGGAGCTTATGGCGCTTCCTGGTATAGGAGAAATTAATGCTAATGCTATAATAGAGTATAGAAAACATACTGAATTTAAAAGCATAGATGAGATAAAAAACATTAAAGGTATAAGCAATAAGAGATTTAATGTTATAAAAGCCGATCTTGCAACTACAGGTAATACAGATATTAATAGTATTAAATCAAAAGCTAATATAAAAGATAAAAAAAGTAAAATATCAAATAAAGATAAAGTAAAAAATACTAATAAAACTAAAAGCAAAACTAAATCCGAAAAAAATAGTGAAGAACTGTAA
- the hisD gene encoding histidinol dehydrogenase: MKILYSNDSNFKQDFDKLVNRSNLDMQNVMETVNNIISDIKEHGDEALNEQIFKFDKWKVNGDLQIERSDMENAYNNLDPDLKKSLSIAYERIKIYHEKQLEKTWLSFEDNGSILGQKVTPVDRAGLYIPGGKAAYPSSLLMNAAPAIVAGVKDIVVCTPAVGGNVNELLLSAMHLLGIEYAYKVGGASAIAAMAYGTKTIKKVDVITGPGNIYVATAKKLVFGDVNIDMIAGPSEIGIIAGDSANPHHIAIDLLSQAEHDEIASSFLITFSDKFANSVKDEIYKILPTVSREKIARASIDNKSAIIVAKDMDECIDLMNDLAVEHLEIATNNAFEYLARIKHAGAIFLGHYTPEAIGDYLAGPNHTLPTGGSARFFSPLGVSNFVKKSSIISMNKSSINELGKACMSLAKAEGLGAHELSVKVRYES, encoded by the coding sequence ATGAAAATTTTATATAGCAACGATAGTAATTTCAAACAAGATTTTGATAAATTAGTAAATCGTTCAAATTTAGATATGCAAAACGTAATGGAAACGGTAAATAACATTATCTCTGATATAAAAGAGCATGGGGATGAAGCTTTAAACGAGCAGATTTTTAAATTTGATAAGTGGAAAGTCAATGGCGATCTGCAAATAGAGCGCAGCGATATGGAAAATGCATATAATAATCTAGATCCAGATCTTAAAAAATCTCTAAGTATCGCATATGAACGCATAAAAATATACCATGAAAAACAGCTAGAAAAAACATGGCTGAGTTTCGAAGATAACGGGAGTATTTTAGGTCAAAAAGTAACTCCTGTAGATAGAGCAGGTCTTTATATACCAGGAGGTAAAGCGGCATATCCTAGTTCGCTTTTGATGAATGCTGCCCCTGCTATAGTTGCTGGAGTCAAAGATATAGTGGTTTGCACACCTGCTGTAGGAGGAAATGTAAATGAACTTCTGCTTAGCGCTATGCATCTTCTTGGTATAGAATATGCTTATAAAGTTGGTGGAGCAAGTGCTATTGCGGCTATGGCTTATGGTACGAAAACCATAAAAAAAGTAGATGTTATAACTGGGCCGGGAAATATATATGTTGCAACTGCTAAAAAGCTTGTTTTTGGAGATGTAAATATAGATATGATAGCAGGACCTAGCGAAATAGGTATTATAGCGGGTGACAGTGCTAATCCACATCATATTGCTATAGATTTGCTTAGTCAAGCTGAGCATGATGAAATAGCAAGTAGTTTTTTGATAACTTTTAGTGACAAATTTGCAAATAGCGTCAAAGACGAAATTTATAAGATTTTGCCAACTGTAAGTAGAGAAAAGATAGCAAGAGCTAGTATAGATAATAAATCTGCCATCATAGTAGCAAAAGATATGGATGAGTGCATAGATTTGATGAATGATTTAGCTGTAGAACACTTAGAAATCGCCACGAATAATGCGTTTGAGTATCTTGCGCGTATTAAACATGCTGGAGCGATATTTTTAGGTCATTATACTCCAGAAGCGATCGGAGATTATTTAGCAGGTCCAAATCACACGTTGCCTACTGGAGGAAGTGCGAGATTTTTCTCACCTCTCGGAGTGAGTAATTTTGTGAAAAAAAGTTCGATTATTTCTATGAATAAAAGCTCTATAAATGAGCTTGGAAAAGCCTGTATGAGCCTAGCAAAAGCCGAAGGTCTCGGCGCTCATGAGCTTTCTGTAAAGGTGAGATATGAGAGTTAA
- a CDS encoding MotA/TolQ/ExbB proton channel family protein, translating to MDKNDAFSDLLLPDSGKRQSKVVYFKIVFLPVLIYAIFLLGYFRIINFSVELHTIVMMGVILFIAMLFARHSAELGCCLFEQRKDEFKRDLKSYIMKSLLIIGKDQKSNGSFDEFVKRYSNDVRNDNYASVGAGIFPMLGILGTFLSIAISMPNFSSSSTEALETEISTLLSGVGTAFYVSIYGIFLALWWIFFERFGMSRFEKLIARQKNATSTFFWTKEEIEQRYMQESLGNFEKISVIFEHVSKQEFFEELNKAVERKFQNFSDMLKVEEDAVKLSSEHIKHTMGMLIKSQRDQKDMVKVHAEIINVLNSFNLNLKEMQLRFSEHYTRLQSASDDKITKLERSVNDLGGNISKFENSLEGFSVEILEKQKQALEGFRAAMIDGMQAFREVFDDEGAKGDESSKIIEELKKSIQEIDDETNSALEKLEVNTEANQDEIR from the coding sequence ATGGATAAAAATGATGCGTTTAGTGATTTGCTTCTACCTGATAGCGGTAAGAGACAAAGTAAAGTAGTTTATTTTAAAATAGTTTTTCTGCCTGTTTTGATATACGCTATATTTCTGCTTGGGTATTTTCGTATTATAAATTTTAGCGTTGAGCTTCATACTATAGTTATGATGGGAGTTATACTTTTTATAGCGATGCTTTTTGCTAGACATAGTGCTGAGCTTGGATGTTGTTTATTTGAGCAGAGAAAAGATGAGTTTAAAAGAGATCTTAAAAGCTATATTATGAAAAGTCTTTTGATAATAGGAAAAGATCAAAAGTCAAACGGTAGTTTTGATGAGTTTGTAAAAAGATATTCAAATGACGTTAGAAATGATAATTACGCCTCAGTTGGTGCTGGAATTTTTCCTATGCTTGGTATACTTGGTACGTTTTTAAGTATAGCTATATCTATGCCGAATTTTAGCTCATCAAGCACAGAAGCGCTTGAAACTGAGATTTCCACCCTTTTAAGCGGAGTTGGAACTGCATTTTATGTGTCGATATATGGTATTTTTTTGGCTCTTTGGTGGATATTTTTTGAGAGATTTGGTATGAGTAGATTTGAGAAGCTTATAGCTAGGCAAAAAAATGCTACAAGTACTTTTTTTTGGACAAAAGAGGAGATCGAGCAGAGATATATGCAAGAAAGTCTCGGAAATTTCGAGAAGATTAGCGTAATTTTTGAGCATGTTAGCAAGCAGGAATTTTTTGAAGAGTTAAATAAAGCGGTTGAAAGAAAATTCCAAAATTTTTCTGATATGCTTAAAGTAGAAGAAGACGCCGTAAAACTAAGCAGTGAACATATAAAGCATACTATGGGAATGCTTATCAAATCTCAGCGAGATCAAAAAGATATGGTAAAAGTACATGCTGAAATAATTAATGTGCTTAATTCGTTTAATCTAAATTTGAAAGAGATGCAACTAAGATTTAGTGAGCATTACACAAGATTGCAAAGTGCTAGTGATGATAAAATAACTAAACTTGAGAGATCCGTAAATGATCTTGGTGGAAATATCTCTAAATTTGAAAATTCGCTTGAGGGTTTTAGCGTTGAAATTTTAGAGAAACAAAAACAAGCCTTAGAAGGATTTAGAGCTGCTATGATAGATGGTATGCAAGCTTTTAGAGAGGTTTTTGATGATGAGGGAGCAAAAGGGGATGAGAGCAGCAAAATCATAGAAGAGCTAAAAAAGAGCATTCAAGAGATAGATGATGAGACTAACAGCGCACTAGAAAAACTAGAAGTAAATACAGAAGCAAATCAAGATGAAATTAGATAA